One genomic window of Salvelinus alpinus chromosome 9, SLU_Salpinus.1, whole genome shotgun sequence includes the following:
- the LOC139530515 gene encoding uncharacterized protein, producing the protein MTICSILCLQIIIAAEVAVQREEIARAPGLIPSHREGILQTASVPAQREGILSAASINAQREEILILSGLITAQREGILQTASVPAQREGILQTSSVPAPREEIHQSAIVPAQREGVLRAASITAQREEILRASGLIPAHRKGLLRASGLIPAQREGILPAASSISYYQNNKLLRASQLTPAQRKLRFLIASVPAHREWIVPKASVPAEREEILLTASVPVKNENNHPQPPPIIPMVAPLWKWDGGACPPPVDFYSKRRDVRLRYVEHPAMMSITKPEHSDANPQFQTGSRPVAEPETPAVHNNSGGWLSWVFGSGRANKKEVHLPEDKDRSIVWDPTLHRWVNKTEPKAENKCVPPPPPMGTYGYQGNTGSVPKGVNPYSMKAAGLWGSRYPTMNYNYWTNSKPPSHGPGLLPRQLSGLLPPSHFDLMAPMVVPPDTLPY; encoded by the exons ATGACTATATGCTCTATATTATGCCTGCAGATCATCATAGCAGCCGAAGTTGCTGTGCAGAGGGAGGAGATCGCCCGAGCACCAGGCCTCATCCCGTCACATAGGGAGGGTATCCTTcaaacagccagtgtccctgcacagagggaggggattctcTCAGCAGCTAGCATCAATGcacagagggaggagatcctcaTTTTGTCAGGCCTCATcactgcacagagggaggggatcctccaaacagccagtgtccctgcacagagggaggggatcctccaaacATCAAGTGTCCCTGCACCGAGGGAGGAGATTCACCAGTCAGCCAttgtccctgcacagagggagggggttCTCCGAGCAGCTAGCATCACTgcgcagagggaggagatcctcagagcatcaggcctcatccctgcaCATAGGAAGGGGctcctccgagcatcaggcctcatccctgcacagagggaggggattcttCCAGCAGCTTCTTCCATCAGCTACTATCAGAATAATAAGCTCCTCAGAGCATCACAACTCACCCCTGCACAAAGGAAGTTGAGATTCCTGATAGCCAGCGTCCCTGCGCACAGGGAGTGGATCGTCCCAAAGGCTAGTGtccctgcagagagggaggagatcctcctCACAGCCAGTGTCCCTGTGAAGAATGAAAACAATCATCCACAACCACCTCCCATCATCCCCATGGTGGCACCACTGTGGAAATGGGATGGTGGAGCGTGTCCTCCACCTGTGGATTTCTATTCCAAGAGAAGAG ATGTCCGACTTAGATATGTTGAGCATCCTGCTATGATGTCCATCACCAAGCCGGAACACTCCGATGCCAACCCTCAGTTCCAGACTGGCAGCCGGCCGGTGGCTGAGCCCGAGACCCCTGCTGTTCACAATAACAGTGGAGGCTGGCTCAGCTGGGTCTTTGGGAGTGGAAGAGCTAATAAGAAGGAGGTTCATCTACCTGAGGACAAAGACAGATCT ATTGTCTGGGATCCAACTCTGCACAGATGGGTTAACAAAACTGAGCCCAAGGCTGAG AACAAGTgtgtaccaccacctccaccgATGGGGACATATGGATATCAGGGGAACACTGGCAGTGTCCCCAAAGGAGTGAATCCTTACTCTATGAAAGCAG CAGGTCTATGGGGCAGCAGATACCCTACAATGAATTACAATTATTGGACCAACTCAAAGCCTCCAAGCCATGGGCCTGGACTGCTTCCTAGACAGCTCTCTGGCTTGCTCCCTCCTTCACACTTTGACCTCATGGCACCAATGGTTGTGCCACCTGACACTCTACCCTACTGA
- the LOC139530516 gene encoding mucin-5B-like — MEQFRGGERGSALRGRSTHNQRIERLWGDVWHGVSNVYHDLFTFLETEQIIDINNEVHLWALHFVFLPRVNRDLAVFASQWNHHGARTVSGSLAMQRANLTAVRDLFAPNSTTISSQATTSAPPTTTSAPPTTTSAPPTTTSAPPTTTSAPPTTTSAPPTTTSAPTTTGAAALYWS; from the coding sequence ATGGAGCAGTTCAGGGGTGGTGAGAGGGGAAGTGCCCTCAGAGGAAGGAGCACTCACAACCAGAGGATAGAGCGGCTGTGGGGGGACGTCTGGCATGGCGTCTCCAACGTTTACCATGACCTGTTCACCTTCTTGGAGACGGAGCAGATCATCGACATCAACAATGAGGTGCACCTGTGGGCACTGCACTTTGTGTTCCTGCCACGGGTGAACAGAGATCTTGCTGTGTTTGCCAGTCAGTGGAACCACCATGGGGCGAGGACTGTCTCGGGTTCCCTGGCAATGCAGAGGGCCAATCTGACAGCAGTAAGGGATTTGTTCGCCCCAAATTCAACCACCATCAGCTCTCAagccaccacctcagctcctccaaccaccacctcagctcctccaaccaccacctcagctcctccaaccaccacctcagctcctccaaccaccacctctgctcctccaaccaccacctcagctcctccaaccaccacctcagctcccaCAACCACTGGCGCCGCAGCTCTTTATTGGTCGTAA
- the LOC139530976 gene encoding uncharacterized protein, producing MDTFHTFSSQVGTSCQHWDSAAQNNRGQYFHGVSKTCQQSSLEQGDNPSSFWRLTKLEIQILLNDVKQSINHMQGTLNTMQGQCIELQTAISKIITAAEVAVQREEIPRASGLIPSHREGILQTASVPAQREGILSAASINAQREEILSSLHRGRGSSSGLITAQREGILQTASVPAQREGILQTASVPAQSEGILQTASVPAQSEGILQTASVPAQREGILSAASITAQREEILRSSGLIPARREGILQTASFPAHREGIVPKASVPAEREEILRSSGLIPARRKGILQTASVPAQREGILQTSSVPAPREEIHQSAIVPAQREGFLSAASITAKREEILRASGLIPAHRKGLLRASGLIPAQREGILPAAFSISYYQKNKLLRASQLTPAQRKLRFLIASVTAQRKGIFPKASVPAHREWIVPKASVPAEREEILLTASVPVKNENNHPQPPPIIPMVAPLWKWDGGACPPPVDFYSKRRDVRLRYVEHPAMMSITKPEHSDANPQFQTGSRPVAEPETPAVHNNSGGWLSWVFGSGRANKKEVHLPEDKDRSIVWDPTLHRWVNKTEPKAENKCVPPPPPIGTYGYQGNTGSVPKGVNPYSMKAAGLWGSRYPTMNYNDWTNSKPPSHGPGLLPRQLSGLLPPSHFDLMAPMVVPPDTLPY from the exons ATGGATACCTTTCAT ACCTTCTCATCACAAGTTGGAACTAGTTGTCAACATTGGGACAGTGCTGCCCAAAATAACAGGGGCCAATATTTTCATGGAG TGAGCAAGACCTGCCAGCAGAGCTCACTGGAGCAGGGAGACAACCCGTCATCCTTTTGGCGCCTGACAAA GCTTGAGATTCAGATCCTGCTGAACGATGTTAAGCAGTCGATTAACCACATGCAGGGGACGCTGAACACCATGCAGGGGCAGTGTATTGAGTTGCAGACTGCCATATCTAAG ATCATCACAGCAGCCGAAGTTGCTgtgcagagggaggagatcccccgagcatcaggcctcatcccgtcACATAGGGAGGGTatcctccaaacagccagtgtccctgcacagagggaggggattctcTCAGCAGCCAGCATCAATGcacagagggaggagatcctctCATCattgcacagagggaggggatcctcATCAGGCCTCATcactgcacagagggaggggatcctccaaacagccagtgtccctgcacagagggaggggatcctccaaacagccagtgtccctgcacagagtgaggggatcctccaaacagccagtgtccctgcacagagtgaggggatcctccaaacagccagtgtccctgcacagagggaggggattctcTCAGCAGCTAGCATCACTGCACAGAGGGAGGAGATACTCCGATCATCGGGCCTCATCCCTGCACGgagggaggggatcctccaaacagccagCTTCCCTGCGCACAGGGAGGGGATTGTCCCAAAGGCTAGTGTTCCTGctgagagggaggagatcctccgatcatcaggcctcatccctgcaCGGAGGAAGgggatcctccaaacagccagtgtccctgcacagagggaggggattctcCAAACATCAAGTGTCCCTGCACCGAGGGAGGAGATTCACCAGTCAGCCAttgtccctgcacagagggaggggtttctctcagcagctagcatcactgcaaagagggaggagatcctcagagcatcaggcctcatccctgcaCATAGGAAGGGGctcctccgagcatcaggcctcatccctgcacagagggaggggattcttCCAGCAGCTTTTTCCATCAGCTACTATCAGAAGAATAAGCTCCTCAGAGCATCACAACTCACCCCTGCACAAAGGAAGTTGAGATTCCTGATAGCCAGTGTCACTGCGCAGAGGAAGGGAATCTTCCCAAAGGCCAGCGTCCCTGCGCACAGGGAGTGGATCGTCCCAAAGGCTAGTGtccctgcagagagggaggagatcctcctCACAGCCAGTGTCCCTGTGAAGAATGAAAACAATCATCCACAACCACCTCCCATCATCCCCATGGTGGCACCACTGTGGAAATGGGATGGTGGAGCGTGTCCTCCACCTGTGGATTTCTATTCCAAGAGAAGAG ATGTCCGACTTAGATATGTTGAGCATCCTGCTATGATGTCCATCACCAAGCCGGAACACTCCGATGCCAACCCTCAGTTCCAGACTGGCAGCCGGCCGGTGGCCGAGCCCGAGACCCCTGCTGTTCACAATAACAGTGGAGGCTGGCTCAGCTGGGTCTTTGGGAGTGGAAGAGCTAATAAGAAGGAGGTTCATCTACCTGAGGACAAAGACAGATCT ATTGTCTGGGATCCAACTCTGCACAGATGGGTTAACAAAACTGAGCCCAAGGCTGAG AACAAGTgtgtaccaccacctccaccgATTGGGACATATGGATATCAGGGGAACACTGGCAGTGTCCCCAAAGGAGTGAATCCTTACTCTATGAAAGCAG CAGGTCTATGGGGCAGCAGATACCCTACAATGAATTACAATGATTGGACCAACTCAAAGCCTCCAAGCCATGGGCCTGGACTGCTTCCTAGACAGCTCTCTGGCTTGCTCCCTCCTTCACACTTTGACCTCATGGCACCAATGGTTGTGCCACCTGACACTCTACCCTACTGA